The DNA segment GGTCTCCGGGTCGTCCAGCGGCTCGATCCCGGCATGGGCCAGCAGCGGCAGTGTCTGATCGAAGATGCGGCCCTTGGAGAGCGCGATGGTCAATGGGACAGTGAGATTCATGGCGATAGGATCCTGTCAGCCCCGGCGATGCGCCGGATGTCGGCGCCCAGGGTCGAGAGTTTGGTCTCCATAGTCTCATAGCCGCGATCCAGGTGATAGATGCGGTCGACCAGGGTCTCGCCGCGCGCGACCAGTCCGGCCAGCACCAGTCCGGCCGAGGCGCGCAGGTCGGTGGCCATCACAGGCGCGGCGGTCAGGCGCTCGACGCCGTGACAGACGACGACATGCCCGTCGATGCGGATGTCGGCCCCCATGCGCTGGAGTTCCGGCACATGCATGAAGCGGTTCTCGAAGATGGTCTCGGCGACCGTACCCACGCCCTCGGCGATGGCGTTGAGCGCACAGAACTGGGCCTGCATGTCGGTCGGGAAGGCCGGATGCGGCGCGGTGTGGATGTCGACCGAACGCGGGCGTCGACCGCCCATGTCGAGTTCGATCCAGTCGGCGCCGGTCGTCACCTCGGCGCCGGCCTCGCGCAGTTTCTGGACCACGGCATCCAGACAGTCGGGACGGGTGTCCGTGACCCGCACCCGACCGCCGGTCATGGCCGCGCCGACCAGGAAGGTGCCGGTCTCGATGCGGTCGGGCATGACCCGGTAGTCGCCGCCGCCGAGCCGTTCGACGCCCCGGATGCGGATGAGATCCGTGCCCGCCCCCTCGATGCGCGCGCCGAGCGCGTTGAGGAACTCGGCCAGATCCACGACCTCCGGCTCGCGCGCCGCGTTCTCGATCAGCGTCTCGCCCTCGGCCAGGGCGGCGGCCATCATCAGGTTCTCAGTACCCGTGACCGAGACCAGTTCCATGACGATGCGCGCCCCGTGCAACCGCCGGGCGCGGGCGCGGATATAGCCGCCCTCGACCGTCACCTCGGCCCCCATGGCGCGCAGTCCGTCGATGTGCAGATTGACCGGACGCGCACCGATGGCGCAGCCGCCCGGCAGCGAGACGTCGGCCCGGCCATAGCGCGCCACCAGAGGTCCGAGCACCAGGATCGAGGCGCGCATGGTCTTCACCAGCTCATAGGGCGCGACGAAGCTGGTCAGCTCGGCAGGCTCGACGCGGATACCGTCGGTCGCGTCCTGGGTCAGACGCGCACCCATGCGCCCCAACAGATCGAGCGTGGTGCGGATATCGCGCAGACGCGGCACATTGGTCAGGTTCACCGGACCATCGGCCAGCAAGGTGGCGGCCAGGATGGGCAGTGCCGCGTTCTTGGCGCCGGAGGCGCGCACCTCGCCCTGCAAGGGGGTGCCGCCGGTGATGAGGAGTTTGTCCATTGGGGAGAATCGCGTTCGAGAGGGCTGTCGGCGCGTCGGCGCCCTGGAATTGTCAGCCGTGGTTCAGGGGGCGAATCCGTTGGCCGGCGGCAACAGATCGTTCAGATTCGAGACCGCCGCGAGTCGTCGGAGCGAGTCGGTCAGATGAGCATAGCTCAGGCTCAGCCCACGGGCGCGGGCCATCTCCAGCCACTCCAGCAGGAGCGCCAACCCGGCGCTGTTGGCCCGTTCGACCCCAGCGAGATCGATCACCAGCGACGTCCGGCCGCGTGTCGCCGCCGTGCGCAGCAACGCCTCGCCCTCGACGGCGAGCCGAGCGACGGTATCGAAGTCGAGCACGCCGACGAGCGTCCAGCGGTCGGGTTCGGGCGCGGTCAGACGGGCGGGCGGATTCACTCCTGACCCTTGCGGTTCATCTCGCCGAGCCGGGCGATGAGTCCGTCGATCCCATTCTGACGGATCTCGGTGGCGAAGCTGCTGCGATAGTTGCCGACCAGACTGGCGTTGTTGATGACCACGTCATAGACCTTCCAGCCGCTGCCGGCATTGTGCATGCGGTAGTCGACCAGGATGGGCGCCGAACCGGACTCACGCACCTCGGTCGAGACCGTCACCATCGTCGGGCGATTACCGGGCTTGACCGGCAGATAGCGGATCTCCTGTCCCGAATAGCTCAGGAGCGAACGCGCATAGGTGCGGATGAGCACCTGCCTGAAGCCATCGACCAGCTGACGTTGTTGAGCCGGAGTGGCCTGACGCCAGTACTGACCGACCGCACCCTGGGTGATGCGCTCGAAGTCGAAATGCGGCAGGACGATGGTCTCGACCAGCCCATAGATCAGCGCCGGGTTGCGCTCGATCTCGGCGCGACGCGACTCGAGCGTGTCGAGCATC comes from the Allochromatium tepidum genome and includes:
- the murA gene encoding UDP-N-acetylglucosamine 1-carboxyvinyltransferase — protein: MDKLLITGGTPLQGEVRASGAKNAALPILAATLLADGPVNLTNVPRLRDIRTTLDLLGRMGARLTQDATDGIRVEPAELTSFVAPYELVKTMRASILVLGPLVARYGRADVSLPGGCAIGARPVNLHIDGLRAMGAEVTVEGGYIRARARRLHGARIVMELVSVTGTENLMMAAALAEGETLIENAAREPEVVDLAEFLNALGARIEGAGTDLIRIRGVERLGGGDYRVMPDRIETGTFLVGAAMTGGRVRVTDTRPDCLDAVVQKLREAGAEVTTGADWIELDMGGRRPRSVDIHTAPHPAFPTDMQAQFCALNAIAEGVGTVAETIFENRFMHVPELQRMGADIRIDGHVVVCHGVERLTAAPVMATDLRASAGLVLAGLVARGETLVDRIYHLDRGYETMETKLSTLGADIRRIAGADRILSP
- a CDS encoding STAS domain-containing protein, encoding MNPPARLTAPEPDRWTLVGVLDFDTVARLAVEGEALLRTAATRGRTSLVIDLAGVERANSAGLALLLEWLEMARARGLSLSYAHLTDSLRRLAAVSNLNDLLPPANGFAP
- a CDS encoding MlaC/ttg2D family ABC transporter substrate-binding protein, whose protein sequence is MLLRRLHFLVFLLVPALLVWSGSLPAAQDEATALVQRTAERMLDTLESRRAEIERNPALIYGLVETIVLPHFDFERITQGAVGQYWRQATPAQQRQLVDGFRQVLIRTYARSLLSYSGQEIRYLPVKPGNRPTMVTVSTEVRESGSAPILVDYRMHNAGSGWKVYDVVINNASLVGNYRSSFATEIRQNGIDGLIARLGEMNRKGQE